The sequence below is a genomic window from Candidatus Poribacteria bacterium.
TTAGGATAGCACCAAATCCGAAGCCTGCAACAACGGCGCAGGCGACTCGAACACGAAAACCTTCAAAGCACGAACACCGTTACTTATCCGCAAGGAAAAATTAAAACATGAATGCTGATGAAAAATATCTATTCGATCTGAACGGCTACCTTGTTATCAAGAACGTGCTAACACCTGAAGAGGTAGCCCTCGCCAACGAAGCAATCGATAGACATAGCGACCAAGCGCGTATCCGTCCACGTGACCAGACGCTCGATGGCGGCTCCCCAGAACTGAAAGGTGAACAAGGCAGAGGCGAACTCGGTGGCATGCTCGGCTGGGAAGAGCCGTGGTGCAATCCGTTCCGACACATGCTCGCACATCCGACCCTCGTTCCTTATCTCAATGAGATATTGGGAAAGGGATTCCGTATGGATCATCAGATGTTCCTGCTCTCAATGGACAAAGGGGCAGAAGGCTTCATTTTTCATGGATCTTCGGGGCCCGGTTTTGATCCGAACCAGTACTACATCTTCCGTGATGGACGCATGCACAACGGCTTGACTGTCGTCACATTCCAATTGACGGACGTGCCACCCGGAGCGGGTGGATTAATCGTTATACCCGGAAGCCATAAGAGCAACTACCCGTGTCCGAAAAATATGCGGCTCTACCAAGAACACCAAGAGCACATACGACAGCTCGTCTGCAACGCTGGGGATGTGTTAATCTTCACGGAGGCGGTGACACACGGAACGCTCCCGTGGACTGCTGAACATCCGCGCCGCTCCATTCTAACCCGGTATACCGCAGGTAACATGGCGTATGTGCCCGCCTATGAAATACCGGAATGGGCGACTGAACGCCAGCGCGCTGTCATGGAACCCCCCTATCATTCGCGATTAAACCGTCCGACCTTGGAAGTGTAGGACGAAAACTATCAAGAAACAAACCGTTTCATTTACATGCAAGGAAAGTTTAAAATGTCTACTTCAACGAGTGCAATCTTGGGTCTCATTTTTCTTGGACTCGCGAACGCCTCTGTCTTTTTAATGTTTAAGTTATGGGGTTACCCATTCGACAAAGAGACACGGACGAGTGCCGCGCCCCCTTTCTTGATGCTGCTTCACCGGCTCATCGGCTATGCGTATGCGATCCTCTACGTCTTTATGATGTGGCACATGGTGCCACGCTTGTGGAATTACCAAGTCGAACTACCGTCACGAACCGTCGCCCACCTGATGCTCGGTATCACTATTGGCGTGTTAATCCTCGTCAAGATCGCCATTCTTCGATTTTTCCGCCACTTTGAGGAATCGATGCCGTATATCGGTACGACCCTGCTGATTTGCACTTATCTATTGATTGGATTGTCGGTTCCTTTCACATTCCGAGAAGCAGCATTGCGAACACAAACAATGGCATTTAGCGATGAGGGGATCGCGCGAACCCGTAAGCTGCTTGAAACCGCTGGATTGCCAACAGCAGCACCGATCGACCAACTCGCATCAAAACGAAAATTGCGGGAGGGGCAGCATGTGTTACAGCGCAAATGCGTTGTCTGCCACGACCTACGCACCATTCTCGCGAAACCACGCACCCCCACAGATTGGGTCCGTCTCGTCAACCGCATGGCGATAAAGCCAATGATCGGTGAACCCATTTACACAGAAGAGGAATGGACGGTCTCGGCGTATCTCATCGCGATTACACCTGATATTCAAACTTCGGCTCGGCAACAACGGCAAGAACAGATGCGTGCGGACGAAGCGAAAGCAGCTGCCCAAATTGCAACTTTCACTATGGAAATGGATGTAGAAGTTGAAACGGATACCGCGGAAACCGATACCTATGACGCAGTAGAAGCGCAAGCACTCTTCGAGGACAGATGCTCTCAATGTCATCCGATTACCGATGTTGAAGACTATCCGCCTCGCTCTGAAGAGGAGACAATCGAACTCATAGCACGGATGGTAGAAATTGGGCTTTACCTTGAAGAAGAAGAGATCGAGTTGATTACGCGCTATATCAACGAAAACTATCTGGAACCATAAAAATGACGAAAACAAAAATCGCTGATCTCAGCGAACTCAACGACCGCGAGCCGGCTTATGCTCTTGTTGCCAATGTCGATCTCGTGGTCATCCGGTATGACAACGAAGTTTCTGTGCTTTACGGGAGATGCCATCACCGAGGGGCTTTGCTCGCAGACGGGTATATTGATGGCGAAAACCTAATATGCGGTGTTCACCACTGGGATTACCGTTACGATACCGGTATCAGCGAATATCAGAACACCGAACGTCTCGCCAAGTTTAATGCATGGATAGAAGACGATACTGTCTATGTTGACGGGGATGAAATCCGAGCGTGGGAAGGTCAGAACCCACAACCTTATCATCGAGATGAGTATCAGGGAACGTATCAAGACACCCACGGCACCTCAGAAGAACCCTACGTCGCCCAAATTCAGGAATTGGCACGCCACGGACTGCGTAAAGTCGGGCACCACGGTCAAACCGAGGCGATGGGAGTGCTTCGGGAGAATTTACCGAATTGGGACGCACTGCAGTTCGTTGTTGCGCAACTCCACAAAACACCACATCTTGATGACCAACCGGTCGGGACAGAGATGGTGATCGGCCCGAGAGCGAAGAAACCGCTAAAACTTGATATACCGATCTTTGTCTCCGATATGAGTTTTGGCGCGCTGTCGGCTGAAGCGAAAACCGCATTAGCGAAGGGCGCAGAGATGGCGGGCACAGGCATCTGCTCCGGTGAAGGCGGTATGCTATTGGCAGAGGCGCAATCAAACAGTCGCTATTTTTACGAACTCGCTTCCGCACGGTTCGGATTCTCTTACGATAAACTGGAACACGCACAGGCATTCCACTTCAAGGGTGGACAAGGAGCAAAGACGGGAACAGGCGGCCATCTTCCAGGCGACAAGGTAACAGCGGAGATCGCAGCCGTCCGTGGGTTGCGTCCAGGGGAACCCGCAATTTCACCCGCTCGGTTTCCCGATTGGGAAACATTAGACGACTTTGCAAAGTTTGCTGAATTGGTGCGAAAGGAGACTGGGGGCATCCCGATCGGGTTTAAGCTCTCCGCACAACATATCGAGAAGGACATTGAAGCCGCTCTTCACGTCGGTGTGGACTATATTATTTTGGACGGTCGTGGCGGTGGCACTGGTGCCGCACCACTTCTATTCCGAGATAACATCTCAGTCCCAACGATGCCAGCCTTAGCGCGGGCACGAAAATACCTCGACGACACTGGCAACAGCGATGTCACGCTTATTATTACCGGCGGTTTGCGAACACCAGCTGATTTCGCCAAAGCGTTGGCACTCGGCGCAGATGGGGTCGCGATTGCGAATTCAGCGATGCAGGCGATCGGTTGTATCGGGATGCGCGCCTGCCATACCAATAACTGCCCTGTCGGTATCGCAACACAGAAGGCGCATCTGCGTTCTCGACTCAAGGTGGAAGTCGCAGCAGAACAGCTAAATCGGTTTCTCGGTGCCTCTGCGTCCCTCATGCAGGTGTTAGCACGTGCCTGTGGACACACGCATTTAAATCAGTTCAACGCTGACGATTTGACAACATCGGAACGCGATATCGCCTATTTGACAGGTGTTAAATACGCCGGCGTTGTGCCGTTGTAAGCATTTGTTGGCAATGTGGAAACACATCTATCGGATAGAAAGAAACCGCCGATAGACCGGCGCGGTTGGAAACCGCGCCTACCGGATGAATGGACGCGGAACTATAACCGAATTTTCTTGAATTCTTCAATTTGCGCCGTAATCGCGCGTTCCGTCGGGAGACGCTCGGCACTTGACGCGCCGTAGAACCCTACGACCCCTTCGGTGTTCTCCAGAACGTCCGTTGCGTCCTCTGGCTCAGCGATCGGACCCCCGTGACAGATAACGAGAATCTCCGAGTTAACCCCTTTTGCGGCATCGTGGATGGCTTGCACCCGTTTGGCGGCATCCGCAAGCGTGAGAGCGGTTTGCGCACCGATAGACCCCTTTGTTGTCAATCCCATGTGTGCGACGAGGATATCCGCACCCGCATCCGCCATCTGCTCTGCCTCGGTTTCATTGAAGGCATACGGCGTGGTGAGCATTCCCATCTGATGCGCCGTTCGGATCATCTCCACTTCGGGTCCGTATCCCATATCGGTCTCCTCAAGCAGTTGACGAAATGTGCCGTCAATCAGCCCTACCGTCGGGAAGTTTTGTACCCCGGAAAATCCGATCGCATCTATCTGACTCAGAAAGACATCCATCAAGCGAAATGGATCCGTCCCACAGACCCCCGCGAGGACGGGTGTGTCTGGAACGACGGGTAGCACTTCGCTCGCCATCTCAACGACAATCTGGTTCGCGTCGCCATAAGGCATCATACCGGCGAGGGAACCTCTACCCGCCATTCTGAATCTGCCGGAGTTATAAATAATAATCAGGTCAATGCCACCCGCGGCTTCGCACTTTGCGGAGATACCTGTGCCAGCCCCTGCGCCGATGATGGGCTTGCCTGCGTCAATGTTGTTGCGTAATTGCGCTAAAATTTCTTCGCGTTTGAATTTCATGCGTGGTTATCCTTGCGTATGATAATTGGGTGTAGTATACTATACCCATTATAGCAAAGTATTAGATTTTGTCTAACACTTTTAACCGGCTTCATTCCACTGTTTTTTTACAAGGAAACCCCTTTGACAGAGCAATGTTCATGAATCTGTATAACAAACCCACAAGCTGCGTTCTGATAAGTCTTTTCGCTTTATTTATAGGTGTTCTTTGCCATCCTGTGGAGGCTTATATAGAGGGCCCCTGGCTGTGGATGCTTACGAAAGGCGCGAATATCCATAGCGACTATCTCGCGGTAACCAGCCAAGGGGCTCTGACCGAGCAGTCCATCACTGAATACGGCATAAACGAACATACACCCGTGGGACAATTGCGATGGACACGTGGGCACATCCGCCCGACTGTGGACTGCCTGTTCTGGATTCTCGGATGTTATTCTAACAATGTCAACGAAGTCGTCAATAGGATAGGACTCAGTCGCAATCCGAATCTGGATTACCATACGGTGTATGCCTTGATTAACGTTGTCTCACGCCGCACCCAGAGAAATGTTCAGATGGGTGTCGGCAGTGATGATGCCGTCAAAGTCTGGCTGAACGGCAAAGTCGTCCACATCAACAATGTCGACAGAGGCACAACAGGTATTCAAGACACGTTTCGTGTAGATTTAAATGCTGGGAATAATCTCCTCTTGGTCAAGGTGAGTGATAATCAGGAGAATTGGGGCATGTTCTTTGAAATTTATCTGGATACCGCGAACTTCACGACCACGCTTCCGACACGCAGTAGACTCCTGCCGACCGTCTATCCACGGGTGAGCCTCGCCACACAGATGTTTGATAGATACGGGAAGACCTTTCAACAACCGAGAATTCAGACAGCAGTGCCGAAGATTTTAGAATGGCTGGAGGTGCCTGAAAATCGGAACCACTTGACACCAGAGTTGGTCGAAACCGTGGTGGCTCACCCTGAACTCCTCAGAACGTTTGGAATGGATAGGGAGTCTGTGGATTATATTAAAGAGACACCGGAGATCGGATATTTCTTCAAAGACCCAGACTTCCAAACTTTGATCCACGATAAATCGGCACTCACGGAATTCACAACACTCGTTCAAGGCGAGGGAACATGGAATGTCCAGCGCCCAGAAGATGTTAACAGAGACGGCACTGTCAATATCCAAGACCTCACGTTCATCTCAACACATTTCGGGAAAACCGGACAGCACCGCGCGGATGTTAACAGGGATGGCGTGGTTGACATCCGAGACCTCGTGCAGGTTGCCTCTGCCCTCACAGCCGAGACATCAGGGACCTAACAGTTGAGGAGCCGAAAATGAAAAGCTTTAGCACTTATGGGTGTGTTCGTCCCGAGCAGCACTATATTGTTTCACGCACTGAAGAGGTCGCCGATTTCATCAGTCGCATCAAAGCGGGCAGATATGTCGTGCTCTTTGCACCTCGTCAAACCGGCAAGACCGCCTTTTTTCGATTAGCACTTGACGCCCTCGCAACCCAAGACTCACCCTATTTCCCGATCCAGTTGGATTTCCAAATCATGCGCGATGCCGCGCCTCCCGTTTTTTATGAGCAACTCTACACGCACAATCAGCGGAAATATATCGTCGAAACGAAAATTGGGAGAGGCAACCACGGCTATCAGACAGGCAAAAGGCAACTCGCCGCCTATCTCAAATTAGAAGGCATGGAATTTTAGTGGGAGGCAAGCACAGAACCTTGTGACTCCACTGTAACTGCTCGCCAACTTGATACGTTAACGACTATCAGGTAGGCAAAAGGGAACTCGCCCTGAACCGGCTCAATAAATCAAATCAACGATCCGGATGCTATAGAGCACTCGCAAACAGAAAAAATTAAGAAAGGAAATAAATGTTTCAGAACCTTAGATATCAGATGTCTATACATAAAGTATTTGTGTCCGTCACACTCATTATCGCTCTGATTACGCTGACACCCGCTGCAGAAGCACACAAAGACGACAGAGCACATACTCAGGATGTTAAACACAGCTGTTTAAACACATCCGATGGTACGTCTCACTATCATGATGAAAATGGCAACATGATAGACTGTACGCCTGCCACTGATGATGCCGAAAAGATCAAGGCACATGAGCAGGAGATGCCTGAACATGAGCATGGCGGCGTGATAGATGGTGAGCGTGAAAATCCTGGCACCCATACACATGGAGGGAGTTCGATACAGCACAGCCATGTAATTTCAGGTCTTGAACACCTCGGTGAAAGGACACATTTTCATCAGGACAGTGTGCATACACACGGCAGAGCTGTTGATGCTGGAATACCGAATCATGAGACGAGCATTGTACGAGAAGATCATGAGCATAGCGATGCTGACGGCGGCACGCATACGCACGGTATACAGCATACACACACTGTCAATAGTATCAACAATGTAGAGCATACCCACGCTGCTTACACACATACACATTCTGCTGCAGAGGCGCAGCAGCGTCAAGCCGAAACGGAAACGCCAACGGCATCCTTTTCTGCACACGTACGCACGCCGTTCCCTCATTCAGCCCACGAGGCTGATGGATACCATGTTCACGAGGGAGAAAAACATTCACACCTCCCGTTTGGTGTTCATGTCCACGCGGTGTACGGTCATGTACATTTTGATAGCCAGAATAGCCAAGATAACCAAGATAGTCAAGATAACCAAGATAGTCAAGATAATCAAGATAGTCAAGATAATCAAGATAGTCAGACGAACACGCCACCTACAACGCCGTTGGGTTTATCAGACCCGATAACATCGAAAACCCTCACAATCACGTTAGTCGGTGAACGAATAGGGAACCAGCAATTCATTCGGATATTTGCCGAGGAAAATGGCAATCCCCCAAAAGGTGGGCTGACGGTGAAACTCTCCGGCGTTACGGCCCCGGCAAGAGTCCATATCCGTGCTGGCATCGGGTCGTCTCTTGTTGTAACCGCTACATTACCCACCGCGTCAGACGCCCACACTATCTCAGCGAGCATCAGTGGATATACTTCAGCTTCAATAACAATACCTGCCAGTGGCACTGCGGAGGCACCGACAAACGTTGGGATAGAGCCGAGTGCCGCACAGATAGAAGGTATCCAAGAACAGATCGATCTATTGATTGGGACAGGTGATCATTCATCTGATGCGATGCGGACGTTACACTATCTACAGCAGCTCCTTGCGACACTGCGTCCGGATCAGACGCGGTTGCTCGCGAACTATCCAAACCCGTTTAACCCAGAAACATGGATCCCGTATCAATTGGGGGCGGATACAGATGTGCGTATCACGATTTACAATGCACAAGGCGTTGTGATCCGGACGTTGGCACTTGGACAGCAGGCGGCTGGCTATTACACCGATCGCGAGCGGGCGGCGTATTGGGATGGACGCAATGGCCTTGGTGAACACGTCGCAAGTGGAATTTATTTCTACCAGTTGGAGACCGACGACATATCCACACTCCGCAAAATGGTAATATTGAAATAGATCTCTGAACGGCTCCACAAGATTGTTCAAAGCGGATTTATGCGGTGGGCTTCCTGTCTGCCGCATTTTCTTACGGAATTAGTCGTTTTGGACTTTGAAGTTTTCATTTTTCAGATTTCTCTGCTCATACACAGTGTTGCGTAAAAACTGAGACAGAAAATCCGAGGCATATTGAAGGATCGGATTAAAGGCGCGCATGCTGTGATTCCGCAGGGGCACGGTATTCGACATTAAGATGCGGTGTTTCCAATCTGACATGCCCTTGGATACGCGAGGTTAGACAACTCTCCAATGTACCACTTACTAATAAGGTCCGCTCCGCCGGGTATGGTGCAACACCTGTTTCAAAAAGTTCCTCAATCTTGGCGATAAGACATGCAGAATAGGTGACGTTCGGGGTTGGCGTTAAGAAAAACTGCGTTGACACCGGCACGGGTGCGTCCTTTAGTTTCGCAGCGAAACAGTAATCCCGCACCGCACCATTGAGCATCAGCAACGTTGCCCTCAACCCATCGTTATATTCAATGAAATAGGCAGCGGGGTTTTCGACAAGCCGGTAGATTTCACCATTACTGATCATATCTTGTGTTCTACCGTCTTCATCCGTTAAACCGCACGGCGTATCACTTCTCGAAAGTGCCGCTTCCAACAATTTCATAGACCAGCGTCCGTCCTTGCCTGCCTTCCAGACCTCCTCACCCTCTATTAATTGGACAGCAGCGACCCCTGTCTCGCCTCCTTTTCGGCGTTCTATCATACATTGCATCGCCTCCAAGGCGTGGTAGTCCATCGGATCCGAGCCTCCAACACCTACCATGAGTGCCTCCCCTATCTCACATTCCAACGGCAATTCCACATCCGGTAACCGCCACGTGACGGGTAAAGACGAACCCGAGAGCACCCCAAAACCGAGACGATGCCCATCGTCCACCATCTCTTTTGCTTTTTCAAAACTGTAGGAGAGATGCTTGTCGTTGAAGATAGGCACGGCACGTCCATCTTCCTCAAAGACTTTGACACACGCTTTGAAAAATTCATAACGTGGATACAGCACCTGGTTTTTCTCATTGTTCGGATAATCGCCGTGTTCACCAATCGAAAGAACCGCATCCACAGCGAGTTTATCGCCACCGCACCTCAGTGCTTCGGCAATCGTAGGGTACACAGAGAAACCGAACTCTCTGGCACGGTCAAGGCTTTGGTCACCTTCTGGTTTCTGATCGACAAACAGGGAAACGACTTTCATATTGGGACGATGCCATCTGCCCTGTCTCGGATAACCAACAAGAAACCGATCTGCAAAATGCTGCGCATGCGATAGGTAACGGTAGATAGTCGTGATAACGGCAATCCTTTTTGTTTCCATAACCTCAGGTCCTCCAGAAAGTTGATTCTTTAGTGGGTTGATACGCAATGTCTAAATGCGGTGTCTCCTGCGGCGTGCCCTCCGTAAAGAGACTGTCAACACCTGCCGCAACAAGCCCCGTTGTCAAGAGTGTGCGTTCAACGGGATAGGTTGCCTCACCTGTCAGGAACATTTTCTCTATATTGTTAACCAGCGGCGAGAAGAAGTTCGCCAAGGTCGTCCGTGCGGGTGGCATCGGGAGATACATCTGTGTCGAAAGAATCTCGTTGTCCGTCCCGATATAAGCGGCAAAGTTGAAATCTTGGACCAACCCGTTCATCAGAATCATGGTAGACGTGAGTCCGTCTTCGTGTTCGTACTGATACGCTATCGGGTCTTTCACGATCTCCTTCAACTCATCAAGATTTGGAAACGGGTTGTTAAACCCCTGACGTGAGGGTGTGAGGGTATGACTCCGACAGAGCGCCGTTTCAAAAAGTTCCCGCGACCAGCATTCGGTGTGATGTGCCTCCCAGAACGCATCACCGCGATACGCTTGTAGCCATTTGACCCCACCTTCACCACCTTCGCGCCGCTCTACCATACACTGTAACGTCTCTAAAGCGTGGAAGTCGTAACTGTCCACACCCCCGTATCCGACACATACCGCCTCGGAGACAGGGACACCGAGCGGCATGTCAATAGAAGGTGTGCGCCACGTAACCGGCAAGGATGAGCCTGCCATAAACGCGAAGCCCATAGATTGAGAGATGTCGTACATTTCGCGCGCCCACTCCCAGTTCCATGAGAGATGTTTGTCGTTAAAAGTTGGCACGCCGCGACCACTTTTTTCATAGACCTCAGCGATTTGCATGAAGTGTTCATAGCGTGGATAGAGACGTTGTCCCTTTTCGTTGGTGGGATATTCGCCATGCTCACCGATAATTAGGACACCGTCGACTGCGAGTTCCTCACCGCCGAGGGTGAGTGCCTCCGCAATGGTGGGATACCCCTTCATTGACGGGAAACGTTCCAGTCGTTCGCGACTGAGGTCGTTGTCCTTAACCTGTTCAACGAAAAGAGAGACGAGATCCATCGGTGGGTGATGATGTCGGCTGTTCCAGCCGTAGCCTTCCAAGAACCGATCGACGATGTGCTGCGTGTGCGAGTACTTATGATAAATCGTCGCAATCGCAGCGATTTTAGGTCGTTTTTCCATCTTTTAATTATTCCTTGCGGTCTGTTTCTTGAGTTCCCCCCAGCGTCCCGGAAGTTTGCCTTTTGGGTTCACCGCCAGAAAGCCGGTGTCATATGCCTCAACGATTGGCGAAAATATACTGTTTCTGCTGTCTAACCAACCTCCCAAGAGATAGATGGTACCATTCACAACAGCCGCCGTTGTTGATTTTGGGATCGTTAGAGGTTGTCCTTTGCGCCACTTGTTGACTGTTGGATTATAAATATCTACAGCATCAATATGTCTAAACCCATTGTTCGGATCGTAGCCGCCTATTGTCCAAATCTCATTATCGACGACAGCGGTTTCAAACCAACATTTCGGCATCGGTATATCAGGGCGTTTACGCCACGTGTTGGTTTTCGGATTATATGCCTCAATAGCATTAACAAGACGATCACCAAGGGGTCCCGCGAACGAAAGTTCACCGCCGAGCACATAAACTTTACCGTCTACAGCTGCAGCCTTCGCCCATTCTCGTTCTGTCGGCATACTCGTCC
It includes:
- a CDS encoding phytanoyl-CoA dioxygenase family protein — translated: MNADEKYLFDLNGYLVIKNVLTPEEVALANEAIDRHSDQARIRPRDQTLDGGSPELKGEQGRGELGGMLGWEEPWCNPFRHMLAHPTLVPYLNEILGKGFRMDHQMFLLSMDKGAEGFIFHGSSGPGFDPNQYYIFRDGRMHNGLTVVTFQLTDVPPGAGGLIVIPGSHKSNYPCPKNMRLYQEHQEHIRQLVCNAGDVLIFTEAVTHGTLPWTAEHPRRSILTRYTAGNMAYVPAYEIPEWATERQRAVMEPPYHSRLNRPTLEV
- a CDS encoding Rieske 2Fe-2S domain-containing protein, whose protein sequence is MTKTKIADLSELNDREPAYALVANVDLVVIRYDNEVSVLYGRCHHRGALLADGYIDGENLICGVHHWDYRYDTGISEYQNTERLAKFNAWIEDDTVYVDGDEIRAWEGQNPQPYHRDEYQGTYQDTHGTSEEPYVAQIQELARHGLRKVGHHGQTEAMGVLRENLPNWDALQFVVAQLHKTPHLDDQPVGTEMVIGPRAKKPLKLDIPIFVSDMSFGALSAEAKTALAKGAEMAGTGICSGEGGMLLAEAQSNSRYFYELASARFGFSYDKLEHAQAFHFKGGQGAKTGTGGHLPGDKVTAEIAAVRGLRPGEPAISPARFPDWETLDDFAKFAELVRKETGGIPIGFKLSAQHIEKDIEAALHVGVDYIILDGRGGGTGAAPLLFRDNISVPTMPALARARKYLDDTGNSDVTLIITGGLRTPADFAKALALGADGVAIANSAMQAIGCIGMRACHTNNCPVGIATQKAHLRSRLKVEVAAEQLNRFLGASASLMQVLARACGHTHLNQFNADDLTTSERDIAYLTGVKYAGVVPL
- a CDS encoding phosphoenolpyruvate hydrolase family protein, coding for MKFKREEILAQLRNNIDAGKPIIGAGAGTGISAKCEAAGGIDLIIIYNSGRFRMAGRGSLAGMMPYGDANQIVVEMASEVLPVVPDTPVLAGVCGTDPFRLMDVFLSQIDAIGFSGVQNFPTVGLIDGTFRQLLEETDMGYGPEVEMIRTAHQMGMLTTPYAFNETEAEQMADAGADILVAHMGLTTKGSIGAQTALTLADAAKRVQAIHDAAKGVNSEILVICHGGPIAEPEDATDVLENTEGVVGFYGASSAERLPTERAITAQIEEFKKIRL
- a CDS encoding T9SS type A sorting domain-containing protein produces the protein MFQNLRYQMSIHKVFVSVTLIIALITLTPAAEAHKDDRAHTQDVKHSCLNTSDGTSHYHDENGNMIDCTPATDDAEKIKAHEQEMPEHEHGGVIDGERENPGTHTHGGSSIQHSHVISGLEHLGERTHFHQDSVHTHGRAVDAGIPNHETSIVREDHEHSDADGGTHTHGIQHTHTVNSINNVEHTHAAYTHTHSAAEAQQRQAETETPTASFSAHVRTPFPHSAHEADGYHVHEGEKHSHLPFGVHVHAVYGHVHFDSQNSQDNQDSQDNQDSQDNQDSQDNQDSQTNTPPTTPLGLSDPITSKTLTITLVGERIGNQQFIRIFAEENGNPPKGGLTVKLSGVTAPARVHIRAGIGSSLVVTATLPTASDAHTISASISGYTSASITIPASGTAEAPTNVGIEPSAAQIEGIQEQIDLLIGTGDHSSDAMRTLHYLQQLLATLRPDQTRLLANYPNPFNPETWIPYQLGADTDVRITIYNAQGVVIRTLALGQQAAGYYTDRERAAYWDGRNGLGEHVASGIYFYQLETDDISTLRKMVILK